Below is a genomic region from Sinorhizobium meliloti.
CCTTGAGACTCCGTTTGCGATGGCATGTTCCGCCCGACGATAGCCGCGGTCGCAGCAGCCTTCAATCAGGGTTTGAAGCGGGCGATCACCAATTGGCCGGCAATCGGCTCGCCTTCCTCCATGCGCACCGTGATGTCGGTGATGTCAACGATCTCGAACCCGGTCGCCGCCAGGCGTTCGCGCAGGTAGGTCTCCGAGTGGGCGAAGCGCTGGTGCGGTCCGACGGCGAAGCCTTGCCCCGCCGGAGTCTCGTCCGGCAGGCTCTCGCTCGAGAAGATCAGGAGCCCGCCCGGCACCATGTTGTCAACCGCGCCGAAGAACAGCGGCTCCAATGCGCCGATATAGGGCAGGACGTCGGTTGCGGCGATCAGGTCGAACGGTTCGTCGTCATTGTCGTCGAGAAAATCGACCGCCTCTGCAACATAGAGCGTCTCGTAGAGGTCCTTCTCATGGGCGATCTCCACCATGTTTTCCGAAAGGTCCACGCCGGTTATGTCTTCCGCCATGTCGCGCAGCGCACCTCCGGTCAGCCCGGTGCCGCAGCCAAGATCGAGGACGCGCTTGAACGGTCCGAGCCCGAGCGCCTGAATCCGCTGGCGCACGAGCAGTGGCACGCAATAGTGGAGCTGGTCGACGAGAACATTGTCGAAGACGTCGGCGTGCTGATCGAAGAGCGTTGCCACATAGGCGTCCGAAGCCTTGAGCGGCGTCTCGCCGCGGCCCATCGATGCCAGCCGAACGGCGGCACCGCCGTGGTCCTCCGGGTCGATTTCCAGAACTTCCCGATAGGCGGCGGCGGCCGCGTCGAAATGCCCGGACTTCTCCAAGGCAAGCGCGCGGTTATAGGCCTCTGCGAGGGCTTCCTCGTCGATCTTCTTGATTTTCTGCGTCATGGGCGCTTCTTACGACCCCCGGCGGCCTTTGACAATCGCCGGTCGCGGCCGTTCCTGTAAGTGGCCCCCGATTCCTGCGGAGTCATAAGATCTCGCGGCGCGAGGGAGGGTCTCCCGAGTGAGCAGAATAATGGGAACAATCGCCTGCGGCAAAGATTTTGACCAGGTCGGGGCGCGCGGCATTTAACCTTGATCGAAAAGGAGTCATCATTCCTAAAAGAATGAAAAATCCGGAGGAATGCCGATGTCTGCCGAATTGAGCCCGTTGACATTGGAAACGGAGATACCGGAGCGGCAAACGCCGCCTCTGCCGCAGACACCGCAGGAGACGATCAACGCGATCATCCACTATTATCGCGGCGAAATCGGGCGGATGGCCGGTTGGCGGGACCGCATAGACCGAACATCGAACTGGGCGATCACCGTGGTCGCAGCGATGCTTTCGGTTTCGCTCTCGACGCCGTCGTCCCATCACGGTGTCCTTCTCTTCGCCATGCTGCTCATCAGCCTGTTGCTGCTGATTGAAGCGCGGCGTTACCGTTTCTTCGACGTTTATCGTGCCCGCGTGCGCCAGATGGAACGCGGCTACTTCGCGCAGATCCTGTGCCCTGAAGGCACGCCGAGCTTCAGATGGTCGGTGTCGGTCGCCAAGAGCCTGCGCCAGCCGGCTTTCCTGATGGGCTACAGGGAGGCCCTCTGCCGGCGGTTGCAGCGCAATTATTGCTGGATGTACCTGATCCTGCTCCTGGCATGGGCACTGAAGATTTCCTCCCCGAAGATTTCGAGCACGGGAGAGCCCTTCGGCCATGTCCGTTCCTGGGCCGATGTTGCCGAGAACGCCGCTCTCGGTCCGGTGCCGGGCGTTGCCGTGGCGATTGGCGTCGCGCTCTTCTATGCGGTCGTGCTCTACGGTTCCCTCCACAGGGCGACAGGCGCCGGCGAATTGGCTCATGGCGAGGTTCATGTCTGAGACGCTGCGTGCGCCGCTGCGCCGCATTGCTGATGCCGCCTTCAGAAATTCTCATTTGATGCCGGCGCGCAGGCCTGCTTCAACTGCGCTTCTCTCGGTCATGCCAAAAGGAGCACAAGATGAGCGAACAGAAGGTGGCGATCGTCACGGCCGGCGGTTCCGGCATGGGGGCCGGGGCGGCACGGCGGATGGCGGCAGAGGGCTACAGGGTTGCAATCCTTTCTTCGTCCGGCAAGGGCGAGGCGCTCGCAAAGGAACTCGGCGGTATCGGCGTCACCGGATCGAATCAGTCGAACGACGATCTGAAGCGGCTCGTCGATACGGCCTATGACGCCTGGGGGCGCGTGGACGCGCTGATCAATTCGGCAGGCCATGGCCCGCGGGCTCCGGTGCTCGAACTCACCGACGAGGAATGGCACCGGGGGATGGATGTCTATTTCCTCAATGTCGTGCGGCCGACCCGGCTGGTGACGCCGATCATGGTGGAGCAGAAATCCGGCAGCATCGTCAATATTTCCACCTACGCTGCCTTTGAACCCGACCCATTGTTTCCAACGTCGGGGGTCTTCCGTTCCGGGCTTGCGGCTTTCACCAAACTCTTTGCCGACCGGTATGCCGCCGACAATATCCGCATGAACAATGTTCTGCCCGGCTTTATCGACAGTCTGCCTGAAACGGAGGAACGCCGTCGGCGGATTCCGATGGGACGCTACGGCGCATCGGAGGAGGTGGCCGAGTTGATCGCGCTGCTCGCAAGCGACCGCGGAGGCTATATCACCGGCCAGAACATCCGTATCGACGGCGGCATCACCCGATCCGTCTGACCCATCCGACAACGACGTGCACCGGAACCTGGAGCAGGATGAGGAAAAATGTGTGCGGTTTTCCGCCTGCATCCCGCGCCAATTTCTTGAATCGATCACGTTCATGTTTTTAGGTCGACCCGACCTGAAAACATCGTGATCTAGTGGACGATAAACTCTCCCTTGAGAGCCCGCCATTCGGACGCCGAGATCAACTTCCGGTGCACATAGCGTACCGAATGCAGCGGGCCGTCCAGCTTCTCCTGCCAGAATTTGAGGAAGCTGTGCATTTCCGGAAAGTCCGGCGCGATGTCGTAGTGTTGCCAGATGTATGTCTGCAGGAAAGCCGGGTGGTCGGGCATCCGATAAAGTATCTGAGCCGTCGTCAGCCCGTAACCCTTGAGCTGCAGTTCCATGTCGTTCGTCATGCGGACCTCACTTTTCACAAAGGTTGGTCTCTATGATGGAGCGCTTGATTGCTTAATCAAGCCTTAATGTAGGTGAATAAAGCGAGAAATCTCTTACAAAAACAACCGCTTGGCAGCACATGACGGCGAGTGCTGCCAAGCTACGGGAATACGGCCTGCGGCCAAACGCGTTTAGCGCTTCAGATGGCGGGTCAGGCGGGCTTCCAGCCAGCCCCAGATGTTGCGCAGCAATTCCACCATCAGCAGATAGAGGATCGCCGCCCAGATATACATCTGGTAGTCGAAGGTCCGGGAGAAAGCGCGCCGCGTCTCACCCATGAGATCGAAGACCGTGACGATCGCCACGATTGCCGAGCCCTTGATCATCAGGATGATTTCGTTGCCGTAGGGGCGCAGCGCTACGATCATCGCCTGGGGCAGAATGACCTTGAAGAAGGCTACGCGTTCCGGCAGGCCGAGCGCGGCGGCCCCCTCGCGCTGGCCGCGCGGCACGCTTTCGATGGCGCCGCGCAGGATTTCCGCCTGATAGGCGGCGGTGTTCAGAGTGAAGGTGAAGAGCGCGCAGTTCCAGGCATCGCGGAAGAACCACCACAGTCCAACGGTTTCGAGCTGCGGACGGAAGCTGCCGAGCCCGTAATAGATGAGGAAGAGCTGGGTGATGAGCGGCGTGCCGCGGAAGAAATAGACATAGGCATAGGCGAGCCAGCCCCAGAGCCTGTTCTTCGACATGCGCCCGAGCGCCACGGGCAGCGAAAGGACGGCGCCCATGAGAATCGACGAGATGACGAGTGTCAGCGTTACTCCGAGGCCGGAGAGGAAACTCGGTCCGTAGCGGGAGAATTTTTCCGGGTCCCAGCCATTGACGACCGTCAGGAAGATGCCGACGCCGAGCGCCAGCCAGATGCCGAGCGCCACACTGCCGAAAAAGCGCGAGAAGGTGTAGGGCTTCGGCGGGGAGGGCGGCGGCGCCTGCGGCGGGATCATGGTCTCGGCAATGCTCATCGGCCCGCCTCCGCGCGTTTGGTCGAGCGCTCGAGCGCCGAGAATACGACGGAGGAAATCATCGCCAGGACGAGGAAGAGAACGCAGGCGATGCCGAAGAACTCGAAGGCATGCTTGGTGACGCGCGCCGCGATCCCGGTTTGCCGGAGAATGTCCGGAAGGCCGATGACCGAGACAAGGGCGGTATCCTTGAGCAGCGCCATCCAGAGATTGCCGAGGCCGGGCAGCGCGATTCGGATGAGCTGCGGCAGGATGATGAGGCGCATCGTCTTGCCCCGGTGCAGCCCGAGCGCGTCACCGGCTTCGTACTGCCCGTGAGGAATGGCCTTGAAGGCCGAAAGCAGCACCTCGGAGCAATAGGCCGAAAACACCACTCCGAGTGCGATCATTCCCGCTACGAAGGCATTGATCTCGACCGCTCCCTCATAGCCGACCGTCGCGAGGAACTGTTGAACCAGGATCTGCAGGCCGTAATAGACGATGAAAAGCGTGAGGAGTTCCGGCAGGCCCCGAAAAATCGTCGTATAGATGTTGCCCGCCAGTCGCAGGGATTTTTCCTCAGATTGCTTGGCGAGCGCGACGAAGAAGCCGATGACCAAGCCCACCGGAAGCGTTGCGACCGCGAGACTGGCGGTGACCAGGAAGCCATAGGCGATTTCATCGCCCCAACCCGCGTCTCCGCATGCAAGTAGCGTTCCCGAGCCGAACCAGCGAAAGATCCCCGCGGGACCGCATAGCGGATCGATGATCGCACCGATCCAGGCGAGACCGGCGGAAAGGGCGGCAAACAGTCCGCTCATGCCAATAATTCCCCGTACCGTTTTTGGCGTCTACTGCATGTTTGCTGTAATCGTAAATAACCAAACGACAAACCATGCAGCAACTTAAAGGGTTACAGCCGCCTTTGCGCACCTATAGGACGCGAGACGCTGTAGACGCTTATTTTCGAGATTCCTTGTCAAACAAAAACGGCGGAAGGGCAAGCCCGTCCGCCGTTGCATTTTTCTCATCAACCGAGATTTTCCCGGCATTAAAGCCGGATACTCGCAGGAAACGCTGCGATTAGCTGCCGTAGACGTCGAAGGGGAAGTACTTTTCGTTGATTTGCTTGTACTTGCCGTTCGCGCGGATGGCCTCTATCGCCTTGTTGAGCTTTTCGCGCAGCGCATCGTCGCCCTTACGGATTGCGATGCCGGCGCCCTCGCCATTGATGACGGGATCGATGGGCAGGGTGCCGAGCAGCTTGCAGCAGGCGCCGTCTTCGGTCTTCAGCCATTCGGAGAGCACGACGACGTCGTCGATGGCTGCGTCGATGCGGCCGTTTGCGAGGTCGAGCTTGTATTCATCCGCGGTCGGATAGAGCTTCACCTCCGACTCCTTCATATGCGCTTCCGCGTAGTTGGAGTGAGTGGTCGAGCCCTGCGCGCCCAGCGCCTTGCCGGAAAGGGCCGCCGCGGTTGCCTCGGTTATCGGTGAATCCTTCGGCACCACGATTGCCGGTGGCGTGTTGTAGTATTTGTTGGTGAAATCGACCTGCTGCTTACGCTCTTCGGTAATCGACATCGACGCGACGATAGCATCGAACTTCTTGGCGATCAGCGCGGGGATGATGCCGTCCCAATCCTGCGTCACGAAGGTACATTCGGCCTTCATCTCTTCGCAAAGCGCCTTCGCGATGTCGATGTCGAAGCCGGTCAGCGTGCCGTCCGACTCGAGATTGTTGAAGGGCGGGTAGGCGCCTTCGGTACCGATCACGACCTTCTCGCCCTCTGCCATGGCAACGCCGGCCATAAGCACGAAAACGGCAGCCGATGCGGTGGCTGCAAGCCGTCTGGAAATACGCATGATGTCCTCTCTGTTGGCTCGGCATC
It encodes:
- a CDS encoding class I SAM-dependent DNA methyltransferase: MTQKIKKIDEEALAEAYNRALALEKSGHFDAAAAAYREVLEIDPEDHGGAAVRLASMGRGETPLKASDAYVATLFDQHADVFDNVLVDQLHYCVPLLVRQRIQALGLGPFKRVLDLGCGTGLTGGALRDMAEDITGVDLSENMVEIAHEKDLYETLYVAEAVDFLDDNDDEPFDLIAATDVLPYIGALEPLFFGAVDNMVPGGLLIFSSESLPDETPAGQGFAVGPHQRFAHSETYLRERLAATGFEIVDITDITVRMEEGEPIAGQLVIARFKP
- a CDS encoding ABC transporter permease: MSIAETMIPPQAPPPSPPKPYTFSRFFGSVALGIWLALGVGIFLTVVNGWDPEKFSRYGPSFLSGLGVTLTLVISSILMGAVLSLPVALGRMSKNRLWGWLAYAYVYFFRGTPLITQLFLIYYGLGSFRPQLETVGLWWFFRDAWNCALFTFTLNTAAYQAEILRGAIESVPRGQREGAAALGLPERVAFFKVILPQAMIVALRPYGNEIILMIKGSAIVAIVTVFDLMGETRRAFSRTFDYQMYIWAAILYLLMVELLRNIWGWLEARLTRHLKR
- a CDS encoding usg protein; this encodes MTNDMELQLKGYGLTTAQILYRMPDHPAFLQTYIWQHYDIAPDFPEMHSFLKFWQEKLDGPLHSVRYVHRKLISASEWRALKGEFIVH
- a CDS encoding SDR family oxidoreductase; translation: MSEQKVAIVTAGGSGMGAGAARRMAAEGYRVAILSSSGKGEALAKELGGIGVTGSNQSNDDLKRLVDTAYDAWGRVDALINSAGHGPRAPVLELTDEEWHRGMDVYFLNVVRPTRLVTPIMVEQKSGSIVNISTYAAFEPDPLFPTSGVFRSGLAAFTKLFADRYAADNIRMNNVLPGFIDSLPETEERRRRIPMGRYGASEEVAELIALLASDRGGYITGQNIRIDGGITRSV
- a CDS encoding ABC transporter substrate-binding protein, translated to MRISRRLAATASAAVFVLMAGVAMAEGEKVVIGTEGAYPPFNNLESDGTLTGFDIDIAKALCEEMKAECTFVTQDWDGIIPALIAKKFDAIVASMSITEERKQQVDFTNKYYNTPPAIVVPKDSPITEATAAALSGKALGAQGSTTHSNYAEAHMKESEVKLYPTADEYKLDLANGRIDAAIDDVVVLSEWLKTEDGACCKLLGTLPIDPVINGEGAGIAIRKGDDALREKLNKAIEAIRANGKYKQINEKYFPFDVYGS
- a CDS encoding DUF2270 domain-containing protein: MSAELSPLTLETEIPERQTPPLPQTPQETINAIIHYYRGEIGRMAGWRDRIDRTSNWAITVVAAMLSVSLSTPSSHHGVLLFAMLLISLLLLIEARRYRFFDVYRARVRQMERGYFAQILCPEGTPSFRWSVSVAKSLRQPAFLMGYREALCRRLQRNYCWMYLILLLAWALKISSPKISSTGEPFGHVRSWADVAENAALGPVPGVAVAIGVALFYAVVLYGSLHRATGAGELAHGEVHV
- a CDS encoding ABC transporter permease — protein: MSGLFAALSAGLAWIGAIIDPLCGPAGIFRWFGSGTLLACGDAGWGDEIAYGFLVTASLAVATLPVGLVIGFFVALAKQSEEKSLRLAGNIYTTIFRGLPELLTLFIVYYGLQILVQQFLATVGYEGAVEINAFVAGMIALGVVFSAYCSEVLLSAFKAIPHGQYEAGDALGLHRGKTMRLIILPQLIRIALPGLGNLWMALLKDTALVSVIGLPDILRQTGIAARVTKHAFEFFGIACVLFLVLAMISSVVFSALERSTKRAEAGR